A genomic region of Caenorhabditis elegans chromosome V contains the following coding sequences:
- the ima-1 gene encoding Importin subunit alpha-1 (Confirmed by transcript evidence), whose protein sequence is MGDEFRPSHEERSKMYKSNVRDQNEMRRKRREDEVQIRKNRRDEKFERNRQITVQRSLSHEETSELLKSVADGLQSMQETTIHEALTVLHENLNNTVWTIHVLVKVQILHKLSDVYCNRVISQTTRLLISRTLLKISGIDEVKYERYSSDDRCIQSLVFNISTYGSSEDILCDTFQSIACFIIRSITYRNLALDCAIVSELIDASTINMSIILHRSLMWLVFLFCEKLDRCSPHVDEIAPLLEIISNGIQSTDAMVQTDAASSCASLAEWPPIYHYMSDLKLCSKLVANLRNDKGNARPKVKAGINSIIQATGYFTEEMIDAGLLEVLKGFVNVSYMSQEVCFIISNICVEGEQTIDKLISSGVLREVARVMEASEYRSRREAAFVICHCCASANQKHLEYVVELGMLSAFTDLLTCMDVSLVSYILDAIYLLLQFGEMRLLPDNSNPVAIKLEEIGCREKLEFLCESQSVDIHARAYTIIDRFYVDDDAPLNDDPFAGYQRNNIDDTIEKMIREPIMDQPFSF, encoded by the exons ATGGGAGACGAATTCAGGCCATCGCATGAAGAGcgttcaaaaatgtataaatcGAATG tGCGTGATCAAAATGAGATGCGAAGAAAACGACGTGAAGATGAAGTTCAAATCAGGAAAAATCGCAGAGACGAAAAGTTCGAAAGAAATCGACAAATTACCGTCCAGCGTTCTTTGAGCCATGAGGAAACTTCGGAATTATTAAAATCAGTAGCAGACGGTTTACAAAGTATGCAGGAAACTACAATTCATGAAGCATTGACAGTTTTACACGAAAACTTGAACAACACGGTGTGGACTATTCATGTGCTCGTCAAAGTCCAAATTCTTCATAAATTATCAGATGTCTACTGTAACCG aGTCATAAGCCAGACGACGCGATTGCTTATTTCTCGAACATTGCTCAAAATTAGTGGAATTGACGAGGTGAAATACGAAAGGTACTCTTCCGATGACAGATGCATTCAATCGCTGGTTTTCAATATCTCGACATATGGTTCAAGTGAAGACATTCTATGTGATACATTTCAGTCGATAGCATGTTTTATCATTCGCAGTATCACTTACCGGAATCTGGCTCTCGACTGTGCAATTGTTTCAGAGCTAATCGACGCGAGCACGATAAATATGAGCATAATTCTTCATCGATCTCTCATGTGGCTTGTCTTTCTATTCTGTGAGAAACTAGACAGATGCAGTCCCCATGTGGACGAAATTGCACCTCTTcttgaaattatttccaaTGGAATACAGTCAACAGACGCGATGGTTCAGACAGATGCTGCTTCATCATGTGCTTCATTAGCGGAATGGCCTCCAATTTATCATTACATGAGTGATCTTAAATTATGTTCCAAACTCGTCGCAAATCTGAGAAACGATAAAGGAAATGCTCGTCCAAAAGTCAAAGCTGGAATTAATTCAATTATTCAAGCAACTGGATATTTTACCGAAGAAATGATAGATGCTGGATTGTTGGAAGTACTCAAAGGATTTGTTAATGTCAGCTATATGTCGCAGGAAGTATGCTTTATCATCTCCAATATTTGCGTCGAAGGCGAGCAAACAAtcgataaattaatttcatctGGAGTGTTACGAGAAGTTGCTCGAGTCATGGAAGCTTCCGAATATCGTTCTCGGCGAGAAGCTGCGTTTGTCATTTGCCATTGTTGCGCTTCAGCAAACCAGAAACATCTCGAATATGTTGTTGAATTGGGAATGCTCTCTGCATTTACAGATTTACTGACGTGTATGGATGTCTCTCTCGTTTCCTAT ATTCTTGATGCAATTTACTTACTTCTTCAATTTGGTGAGATGCGTTTATTACCTGATAATTCGAATCCGGTTGCAATAAAATTGGAGGAAATAGGATGTCGTGAAAAGCTGGAATTCTTATGTGAAAGTCAAAGTGTAGATATTCATGCTCGAGCATATACCATTATTGATAG GTTCTATGTAGACGACGATGCTCCACTAAATGATGATCCCTTTGCTGGTTATCAAAGGAACAATATTGACGAtactattgaaaaaatgatacGTGAGCCGATAATGGACCAACCATTCTCATTTTAG
- the pqn-70 gene encoding Prion-like-(Q/N-rich)-domain-bearing protein (Product from WormBase gene class pqn;~Confirmed by transcript evidence), translated as MGSSGMGVDANGKPIKRQPTTNNNNKKAGNNSNNQKKGNNQNNKNNKNQNGGNRNQNRQHHQPPMMQMVPPFGPMGPGGPGGPGFMGPPNGNMNFFNGQNRRNGSGKNNGNRNGAPPSGYNGPSANNVGQGAIGNNMNGAQPFAGPEPSMEVPGFGKNSNIHELFGKMIWRKMEQINDAALVDQLQNRIMNLIHDALASQNDKQQQQQQQQHQQGFNQQRGMPFGGPGNQNGPFGNNAGFQRF; from the exons ATGGGTTCATCTGGAATGGGAGTTGATGCGAATGGAAAGCCAATCAAGAGACAGCCTACAACTAATAATAACAACAAGAAAGCTGGAAACAACAGCAACAAccagaaaaaaggaaataat caaaacaacaaaaataataagaacCAGAATGGAGGAAATCGCAACCAAAATCGCCAACATCACCAGCCTCCAATGATGCAAATGGTTCCACCCTTCGGCCCAATGGGACCAGGAGGACCAGGAGGACCAGGATTCATGGGCCCACCGAATGGAAACATGAACTTCTTCAACGGACAAAATCGTCGTAATGGCAGTGGAAAG AACAACGGCAATAGAAATGGAGCCCCACCTTCAG gatACAATGGACCATCGGCTAACAATGTGGGACAAGGAGCTATTGGAAATAACATGAAC GGCGCTCAACCATTTGCTGGACCAGAACCATCAATGGAAGTTCCTGGATTCGGAAAGAACAGCAACATTCATGAACTTTTCGGAAAGATGATCTGGAGAAAAATGGAACAGATCAATGACGCCGCTCTTGTCGATCAACTCCAGAATCGGATAATGAACCTGATCCATGATGCCCTGGCTAGTCAGAACGATaagcaacaacaacaacaacagcagcaacaTCAAC aaggaTTCAATCAACAAAGAGGAATGCCGTTCGGAGGACCAGGAAACCAAAATGGACCATTCGGAAACAACGCTGGATTCCaacgtttttaa
- the T19B10.2 gene encoding DUF19 domain-containing protein (Confirmed by transcript evidence) has translation MLVLTIVISSIAVAMAQDCSTPAATRASFGSYLQCIKEGLDADYGNYENEIREHSKKAAATCFASTIEEGNQKDRCVLAANDLSHNAWDKNGPLRECSICRTFAAGAIKAIKATPAEDQKCIRTEVSKAIAREANYCLQKKIANFAGVPDIPDLEEGSFQYKDSVISSISDHILIQSRLSFCGERKPQRAASTRNCLASPFVGYLSGHCKVLANCDAKFVGQCGQTIPATRKATCECITEARDDLKKRIGSIANVFNDLLSGGRGLAIGSANKVDICTSQIKKQMITPVNDWVNVIDTALSSCIRNKPAGQNLAMEALLNVGCRKVIADTTGAATTQLKTGFDFVNNLIDAMVQRSGRFCGGSHCLQG, from the exons atGCTAGTCCTCACCATTGTTATTTCCTCCATTGCG GTAGCCATGGCTCAGGACTGCTCCACACCTGCAGCCACCCGTGCGTCCTTTGGATCTTACCTGCAGTGTATCAAGGAAGGGCTCGACGCTGACTACGGTAATTATGAAAACGAAATCCGTGAGCACTCCAA AAAAGCTGCCGCGACTTGCTTTGCTTCCACCATCGAGGAGGGAAATCAGAAGGATCGTTGCGTGTTGGCTGCTAACGATTTGTCTCATAACGCTTGGGACAAGAACGGACCACTGAGAGAATGCTCTATCTGCAGAACCTTTGCTGCCGGAGCCATCAAGGCTATCAAGGCAACCCCAGCTGAAGATCAAAAATGTATCAGAACTGAAGTTTCAAAGGCTATCGCTCGTGAGGCCAACTATTGCCTCCAAAAGAAAATCGCTAACTTCGCTGGAGTTCCAGACATTCCAGATCTCGAGGAAGGATCATTCCAATACAAAGACTCGGT CATCTCCTCTATCTCTGACCATATCCTTATCCAGTCTCGTCTCTCTTTCTGCGGAGAACGCAAGCCACAACGTGCCGCATCTACCCGTAACTGTCTTGCCAGTCCATTTGTTGGATATTTGAGCGGACACTGCAAGGTTCTCGCCAATTGTGATGCTAAGTTTGTTGGACAATGCGGACAAACCATTCCAGCCACACGCAAGGCCACTTGCGAATGCATCACTGAAGCCAGAGACGATTTGAAGAAGCGTATTGGATCCATCGCCAATGTCTTCAATGAT cTTCTCTCCGGAGGACGTGGGCTTGCCATCGGATCTGCCAACAAGGTCGATATTTGTACATCTCAAATCAAGAAACAAATGATCACTCCAGTCAACGATTGGGTCAATGTTATTGATACTGCTCTTTCCTCATGCATCCGTAACAAGCCAGCTGGACAGAATCTCGCAATGGAGGCTCTTCTCAATGTTGGATGCCGTAAAGTTATTGCTGATACAACTGGAGCTGCTACCACTCAACTCAAGACAGGATTCGACTTTGTCAACAATCTTATTGATGCAATGGTTCAGCGTAGTGGACGCTTCTGTGGTGGAAGTCATTGCCTTCAGGGATAG
- the T19B10.5 gene encoding PDZ domain-containing protein (Confirmed by transcript evidence) → MGGQPTSLLLLLSLVQYVMADDTCLSRGQLFGVIFGSVAAAFLISAALAIILYIWYRRSSTIRETDEKSAYANDACDVEDKGCDAPKSINKDKMTMIDSFKLKRKMEDSGTQKAYSMEFLNEVEGKVGVQLRGVDIGGLGFNIQGNMNEGIFVKEIISKGIAEQCGNILVGDKIKSLTINFENMVYEDAVTLLSYSSPYKVKLELERKLSDSASVSDSDDDKEMRYHPLFRSNTLTHVHFNPLGTISTPTSIATTPQRCTSTDSKQKHALPPQREIIEPDSTTCADDNSQARDADNSRMDSSDYGSDGISDCRESTASDGTQKTLSDRIEVTDIIFDKVKSPTPPPLRKLEQCTELPPKPRKMVSRSPSPVNKPPPSPKVSRATSPKKSQQVEDSTQTTQLSAETRPTQTEKPIAPVPPPISSIPVRKEMETQTKTPPPDQTVVEKIVEIAPVEIKEDDSKGPEITEARISRIPKRSDSIKTPVIERKLPSLPKSVTQRSHSADKNDNVWSRLYQEKKGNLRKTRDVSSPPTAHTSGIPTPSRSSITSTVTATVGKTPSTDNEKYGTLTREKRDRLMANDAELERQREELRKLGVL, encoded by the exons ATGGGTGGTCAACCTACATCACTGCTTTTACTACTGTCACTTGTACAATATGTAATGGCAGATGATACATGTCTTAGCAGGGGACAACTTTTTGGAGTCATATTTGGATCTGTTGCTGCTGCTTTCTTGATTTCAGCTGCTCTTGCTATTATTTTATACATTTGGTACAGAAGATCAA GTACAATTAGAGAAACAGATGAAAAATCAGCATATGCCAACGATGCCTGTGACGTCGAAGATAAAGGATGTGATGCTCCAAAATCAATTAATAAGGACAAAATGACAATGATTGATTCATTCAAGCTGAAAAGGAAAATGGAAGATTCAGGAACTCAGAAAGCATACTctatggaatttttgaatgaggTCGAGGGAAAAGTTGGTGTCCAACTACGTGGTGTAGATATTGGAGGACTTGGATTCAATATTCAAGGAAATATGAATGAGGGAATATTCGTGAAAGAAATCATCTCGAAGGGAATTGCTGAACAATGTGGAAATATTTTAGTTGGAGACAAAATCAAATCTTTAACTATTAACTTTGAGAATATGGTTTATGAGGATGCAGTTACTCTATTGAGTTATTCTTCTCCATACAAG GTGAAGCTCGAGCTTGAAAGAAAACTTTCTGATTCTGCATCAGTCAGTGATAGTGATGATG ACAAAGAAATGAGATACCACCCACTGTTCCGAAGCAATACTCTTACACATGTCCACTTTAACCCACTGGGAACCATTTCAACTCCAACATCAATTGCTACAACTCCACAAAGATGTACTTCAACTGATTCCAAACAGAAGCACGCATTGCCACCACAGAGAGAAATCATCGAGCCAGACTCTACAACTTGTGCAGATGATAACAGTCAAGCTCGTGATGCTGATAACAGTCGAATGGATAGCAGTGATTACGGTAGTGATGGAATATCGGATTGTCGAGAGAGCACAGCAAGTGATGGAACACAAAAGACATTGAGCGATAGAATTGAAGTTACTGATATCATATTTGATAAGGTAAAGTCTCCAACTCCGCCACCATTGAGAAAGTTGGAGCAATGCACCGAACTGCCTCCAAAACCAAGAAAGATGGTTTCCAga tcaccATCACCAGTTAACAAACCACCACCTTCTCCAAAAGTGAGCAGAGCAACTAGTCCAAAGAAATCTCAACAAGTGGAAGATTCAACTCAAACAACCCAACTCTCCGCTGAAACTAGACCAACACAGACTGAAAAACCAATTGCACCTGTTCCACCACCAATCAGCTCAATTCCAGTTAGAAAGGAGATGGAAACACAGACTAAGACTCCACCACCAGATCAAACTGTAGTCGAAAAGATTGTTGAAATAGCTCCAGTCGAGATTAAAGAGGATGATTCAAAGGGTCCAGAGATTACTGAAGCTAGAATTTCAAGGATTCCAAAAAGATCAGATAGCATAAAAACTCCAGTTATTGAGAGAAAGTTGCCATCTTTACCTAAAAGTGTGACACAAAGAAGTCACAGTGCTGATAAG aacgacAATGTGTGGAGTCGGTTATACCAAGAAAAGAAAGgaaatttacgaaaaactCGTGACGTTTCTTCTCCACCAACTGCACACACATCTGGAATTCCAACACCGTCAAGATCAAGCATCACATCTACAGTAACTGCTACAGTAGGGAAGACCCCCAGCACAGATAATGAAAA ATACGGTACATTGACACGCGAGAAGCGTGACCGTTTGATGGCGAACGACGCAGAATTGGAGAGGCAGAGAGAGGAATTGAGGAAATTGGGAGTTTTATGA
- the pgap-1 gene encoding GPI inositol-deacylase (Confirmed by transcript evidence), with protein MATGKAEIRRQRENCVIFAGITYGIIFTLVAVVLGFGVYLHTLVHQENSCSMTYMYRKLEFLEIPLLTPQSDKYSFSVYNEGHRWWNRSTIEAGQIPVLFIPGSQGSGKQIRSLASVMQNKTEMRYAPFSFRFFAVDFDEEMTFMNGHIVKRQIEYVMKAIRKIQSMMRGNRKIVLVGHSYGGMIALLTTIYPEYQKDVELIIVKGAPLNKQPLVNDWFSLRFNLLLVNQWNALQNNNLSHVGVVAYSGGIRDYMIPDEWSILRNVTNRPLWAIDGVSDLGADHLAILWCNEFVRHVSRVLWSYAENLDTLTGRQVVQKFYKEDVDRNIKRAKLVRHVNDVPSKEIKIGEKYRGFRVNETQFALLIKPKRFEVLSVRVNASCVNSMTTVRYDESMMYFKNSSDGAVETWIYRALEKEEVRLVLDVTAPCSIDIQMSPPMTVQLWRFYEIVFSHLHEVGGTMIVISVFFAILVRETLFYSTTAVLLTNLVALFFVIHGSTDYTDTTTLPMALGYFMALGWRAICFVVDWLIVSRIGFVKTGHLALRDDKLMNGLYLVGSAITIMARNEGSIVLIILLAYRHHPRAVLLILPTLIPYILKLVGFPWFSTDSLIVYQLQYQPAFYAGGLYLFGLVSNLGNRQITLRLLVYGLVPAFLYLITSPLELFSGFTLIIFSTARFVTFPSRKSVTPPVPEQERVQVEQPRPIQNNRQRYNLRNRRR; from the exons ATGGCCACGGGTAAAGCGGAGATCCGCAGGCAGCGGGAGAACTGTGTGATCTTCGCAGGCATCACGTATGGCATCATCTTCACTCTAGTGGCAGTAGTTCTAGGATTTGGTGTGTATCTTCACACTCTTGTTCATCAGGAAAATTCGTGCTCAATGACTTATATGTACAGAAAGTTGGAATTCTTG gaaattcCGTTGTTAACCCCTCAATCGGACAAGTACAGCTTCTCTGTGTACAATGAAGGGCATCGTTGGTGGAATCGAAGTACAATCGAAGCAGGACAAATTCCAGTTCTTTTCATTCCCGGAAGTCAGGGTTCGGGAAAACAGATTCGATCACTTGCATCGGTTATGCAGAATAAAACAGAAATGCGCTATGCTCCATTttcatttcgatttttcgccgTAGATTTCGATGAAGAGATGACGTTCATGAATGGACATATTGTGAAACGGCAAATTGAATATGTGATGAAAGCTATTCGAAAGATTCAATCCATGATGCGAGGGAATAGGAAAATAGTTCTTGTCGGTCACTCTTACGGAGGAATGATTGCTCTTTTAACTACTATTTATCCGGAATACCAAAAAGATGTCGAACTGATTATTGTGAAAGGAGCTCCACTTAACAAGCAAC CATTAGTGAACGATTGGTTTTCACTGCGTTTTAATTTGTTGTTGGTAAACCAATGGAACGCATTGCAAAATAATAACCTATCACATGTCGGAGTTGTAGCATATTCTGGTGGAATTCGAGACTATATGATTCCAGATGAATGGTCTATTTTGCGAAAT GTTACAAATCGACCTCTCTGGGCCATCGACGGAGTTTCGGACCTCGGCGCTGATCATCTCGCAATTCTTTGGTGCAACGAGTTTGTTCGTCATGTTTCACGCGTTCTCTGGTCGTATGCAGAAAATCTCGACACGTTGACCGGACGTcaagttgttcaaaaattctataagGAAGACGTCGATCGAAATATAAAACGTGCCAAACTAGTCCGACATGTTAATGATGTGCCATCGAAGGAAATTAAAATCGGGGAAAAATACAGAGGATTCAGAGTTAACGAAACCCAATTTGCACTTCTAATCAAACCAAAGCGCTTCGAAGTTTTGTCGGTGAGAGTAAATGCGTCGTGTG TGAACTCTATGACCACAGTTCGTTATGATGAATCTATGatgtatttcaaaaactcgtCGGATGGTGCAGTGGAAACGTGGATTTATCGAGcattggaaaaagaagaagttcGTTTAGTTCTCGATGTGACAGCTCCCTGTAGTATTGATATTCAAATGAGCCCTCCAATGACAGTGCAGTTATGGCGTTTTTATGAG ATCGTGTTCTCTCATTTACATGAAGTAGGCGGAACCATGATTGTGATTAGCGTATTCTTCGCTATTTTGGTTCGTGAGACACTGTTCTACAGTACGACGGCTGTTTTGTTGACCAACCTTGTTGccttattttttgtgattcaCGGAAGTACAGACTACACGGACACCACTACACTCCCCATGGCTTTGGGATATTTCATGGCACTGGGTTGGAGAGCGATATGCTTTGTCGTTGACTGGCTTATTGTGTCAAGAATTGGATTTGTCAAAACAGGACATTTGGCGCTCCGCGATGACAAGTTAATGAATGGCCTGTACCTGGTTGGATCAGCAATCACAATCATGGCAAGAAATGAGGGATCAATTGTTTTGATTATTCTCCTCGCATAT cgTCATCATCCACGGGCAGTTCTTCTGATTCTCCCGACATTGATCCCATATATTCTCAAACTGGTCGGCTTCCCGTGGTTCTCGACGGATTCTCTTATCGTGTACCAACTGCAATATCAACCTGCATTTTACGCCGGCGGACTCTATCTCTTCGGTCTTGTTTCAAATCTCGGAAATCGACAGATTACTTTGCGATTACTCGTTTACGGACTTGTGCCAGCATTCCTCTATTTAATCACATCGCCTCTCGAACTATTTTCCGGATTCACCCTCATCATATTCAGCACAGCTCGCTTCGTTACATTCCCATCACGTAAATCTGTCACTCCTCCTGTTCCCGAGCAAGAAAGAGTTCAAGTGGAACAACCACGTCCAATTCAAAACAACAGACAACGCTATAACCTACGAAATAGGAGAAGATAA
- the dvc-1 gene encoding DNA-dependent metalloprotease dvc-1 (Confirmed by transcript evidence) produces the protein MSRSSLVDPSFELSDPCPDIHALFIQFDARFFGGSLACCEVKWSPRMYACAGICSYEIRGGRGGLCSIRLSKPLLTLRPRSDLVETLLHEMIHAYLFVKERNRDRDGHGPQFQAHMHRINQAGGTNITIYHSFHDEVRLYKQHWWRCSGPCRDRRPFFGYVKRSCNRAPGPNDRWWSQHQQSCGGNFLKVKEPEGYGQGKGSKRTNDKNKSGGPALKKTITPPRVTLDDFFKKDGKNSSDNSTSKSPTKPSTSLFTGSGQKLGGSSSTSSLLNSYPKATQNSGGNRLGGTSGGVSRLLPPVNFTSPSSAPVAEQVIDLGDSDDDDFQDMDDDALEISFVASDNSVICPSCNTEVMENLIHGHLDYCLG, from the exons ATGAGTCGCAGCTCTCTCGTAGACCCGTCTTTTGAACTTTCGGATCCGTGCCCGGATATTCACGCGTTGTTCATCCAGTTTGATGCAAG GTTTTTCGGTGGATCTCTTGCCTGTTGCGAAGTGAAATGGAGTCCCCGTATGTATGC ATGTGCCGGAATATGTTCATATGAAATTCGTGGTGGTCGTGGAGGACTTTGTTCGATTCGGCTCAGTAAACCCCTGTTGACATTAAGACCGAGAAGTGATCTTGTTGAGACCCTGCTG CATGAAATGATCCACGCATATCTTTTTGTTAAAGAACGAAATAGAGATCGTGATGGTCACGGCCCACAATTCCAGGCCCATATGCACAGAATTAACCAAGCTGGTGGAACTAATATCACGATTTATCACAGTTTTCATGACGAAGTTCGGCTTTACAAACAACATTGGTGGAGATGTAGTGGACCGTGTAGAGACCGTCGCCCATTTTTTGGATATGTGAAAAGATCCTGCAATCGAGCACCCGGACCGAATGATAGATGGTGGAGTCAACATCAGCAAAGCTGTGGAG gTAACTTTCTGAAAGTTAAGGAACCTGAAGGCTATGGACAAGGAAAAGGATCAAAGAGAACAAACGACAAAAATAAATCTGGCGGCCCCGCTCTTAAGAAAACTATTACTCCACCTAGAGTGACGCTTGATGACTTCTTCAAAAAGGACGGCAAAAATTCTTCGGACAATTCAACTTCAAAATCTCCAACTAAACCATCAACGTCCTTATTCACTGGGAGTGGTCAAAAACTTGGAGGTTCTTCTTCCACTTCATCGCTTCTTAATTCATATCCAAAAGCAACTCAAAACTCTGGTGGGAACCGACTTGGTGGTACATCTGGAGGAGTCAGCCGCCTCCTTCCACCTGTTAATTTCACTTCTCCTTCATCAGCACCAGTAGCAGAGCAAGTCATAGATCTTGGAGACAGTGACGATGATGATTTTCAAGATATGGACGATGATGctttggaaatttcatttgTCGCTTCGGACAACTCGGTGATTTGTCCTTCGTGTAACACGGAGgtgatggaaaatttgattcatGGACATCTGGATTACTGTCTCGGGTGA
- the bgal-1 gene encoding Beta-galactosidase (Confirmed by transcript evidence) codes for MELWKSCIFLFLNFCIQSEGIVRTSYGNWNIPKIGDRNIPSFLIDESKNQFLLDGLPFRYISGSIHYFRIPRDRWDERLGKVRALGFNAIQYYIPWNMHELEEGNHDFSGLLDFAEFSMMAFHKYGLWTILRVGPYICGELENGGLPWWLLNKNVTKQRSSDRVFTREVENWFEILLPRVKPLLRKNGGPVLMLQIENEYGSYDACDQQYLRFLRDLTRSLVGDDVLLFTTDGSAESLLKCGTVEGVFPTVDFGPTDDAKEIENNFKLQRKFAPNGPLVNSEYYPGWLVLWGQKKQNLPSPQTIINGSQTMYSLGASFNYYMIHGGTNFGFWNGAETEAPCITSYDYDAPISESGDVTTKYLEIRKWIKGLTDWPTPPLDVPGNSPKGRFGKIKMRLVHSVEKLKTLTSLGDPGDCVETDKPISFETLKHPLGLVAYQAKINSCGNLTIPSFGDFVHVYLNGKYIDTLTRRYYNLTRNSVIIEGCLENEENRLFMLVENQGRKTFETINDRKGILSDVFMNGQAIQFWTQCGIKLPLQEDFYFRKAMRNNYRKNVKSNQKQGVFIGILSVDAPTDTWLDTTGWGKGIAIVNGRNFGRYWPTKGPQMTLYIPAEFLKIGENSVMMVELEGAEEACTSTSSCIADFIDHPVFDFQ; via the exons ATGGAATTATGGAAAAGCTGTatatttctgtttttaaatttttgcattcaatCTGAAGGTATCGTCAGAACAAGTTACGGCAATtggaatattccaaaaattggtgatag aaatataCCTTCATTTCTTATTGACGAATCAAAGAACCAATTTCTACTCGATGGTCTTCCATTTCGTTACATCTCTGGATCCATTCATTATTTCCGAATTCCTCGTGATCGGTGGGACGAACGTCTCGGGAAAGTTCGAGCTCTTGGATTTAATGCAATTCAGTATTATATTCCATGGAATATGCACGAGCTTGAAGAAGGAAA TCATGACTTTTCTGGACTTCTCGATTTCGCAGAGTTTTCCATGATGGCTTTTCATAAATATGGATTATGGACAATTTTGAGAGTCG gACCGTATATTTGTGGAGAATTGGAAAATGGAGGGCTTCCATGGTGGCTTCTCAACAAAAATGTGACAAAGCAAAGAAGTAGTGATCGAGT GTTTACCCGCGAAGTCGAGAATTGGTTTGAAATTCTTCTTCCAAGAGTCAAGCCACTTTTACGTAAAAACGGTGGACCTGTCCTGAtgcttcaaattgaaaatgagtacGGTAGTTACGATGCATGCGATCAACAATATCTTCGATTCTTGCGAGATCTTACAAGATCACTCGTTGGGGATGATGTTCTATTATTCACAA CTGATGGTTCTGCCGAGTCTCTGCTAAAATGTGGAACAGTGGAAGGAGTATTTCCAACTGTAGACTTTGGTCCAACTGATGATGCTaaagaaatcgaaaacaattttaaattacaaagAAAATTTGCACCGAATGGCCCTCTAGTAAATTCGGAATATTATCCTGGATGGTTGGTACTTTGGGGACAAAAGAAGCAAAATTTACCGTCTCCACAAACAATAATCAATGGATCACAAACTATGTATTCTCTTGGTGCCAGTTTCAATTATTATATGATTCACGGAGGCAccaattttggattttggaatGGTGCAGAAACTGAGGCTCCTTGCATTACTTCTTACGATTATGATGCTCCGATTAGTGAATCTGGAGATGTAACAAccaaatatttggaaataagAAAATGGATCAAAGGATTGACTGATTGGCCAACTCCACCATTGGATGTTCCAGGAAATTCACC AAAAGgaagatttggaaaaatcaagatGAGACTAGTGCATtccgttgaaaaattgaaaacactAACTTCATTGGGAGATCCCGGAGATTGTGTTGAAACTGATAAACCAATCAGTTTTGAGACATTGAAGCATCCATTAGGATTGGTAGCTTATCAGGCA AAAATTAACTCATGTGGAAACTTGACAATTCCCTCATTTGGAGATTTTGTTCATGTTTATCTCAATGGAAAGTACATTGACACTCTCACGCGAAGATATTACAACCTGACCAGAAACTCAGTGATCATTGAAGGTTGCCTGGAGAATGAAGAGAATCGGCTTTTTATGTTGGTCGAAAATCAAGGAAGAAAAACATTCGAAACAATTAATGATAGAAAG GGAATTCTTTCGGATGTTTTTATGAATGGACAGGCGATTCAATTTTGGACTCAATGTGGAATCAAGCTTCCTCTTCAAGAAGACTTCTACTTCAGAAAAGCAATGAGAAACAATTACCGGAAGAATGTTAAAAGTAATCAAAAACAGGGAGTTTTCATTGGAATTCTTAGTGTGGATGCCCCAACTGATACATGGCTTGACACTACTGGATGGGGAAAAGGAATTGCAATTGTGAATGGaagaaattttggaagataTTGGCCAACTAAAGGTCCACAAATGACTTTGTACATTCCAGcagaattcttgaaaattggagaaaattcaGTGATGATGGTTGAGCTAGAAGGAGCTGAGGAAGCTTGTACAAGTACATCATCGTGCATTGCTGACTTTATTGATCATcctgtttttgattttcaatga